A genomic region of Anaerolineales bacterium contains the following coding sequences:
- a CDS encoding metallophosphoesterase family protein — protein MRILVLSDIHANLTALQAVLAHAGAVDAVWCLGDVVGYGPDPNECIDCLAALPNLVCLQGNHDAAAIGQLPLGSFNAEARTSMEWLRENLAADSLAFLTGLEPLRLEHGTTLAHASPRQPVLEYLLDSYSALENFDFFDTPFCFVGHTHVPVLFTKHGVGVNLQVPENDAEFVLQERCIANPGSVGQPRDRDPRAAYALFDPETAVWQHLRVPYAIAEVQARMQAAGLPERHVSRLEGGW, from the coding sequence ATGCGCATCCTGGTGCTTAGTGACATCCATGCCAACCTTACCGCGCTGCAGGCCGTGTTGGCCCACGCCGGGGCAGTGGATGCGGTGTGGTGCCTGGGCGACGTAGTTGGCTACGGGCCAGATCCGAACGAGTGTATTGATTGCCTGGCAGCGCTGCCCAACCTGGTGTGCTTGCAAGGCAACCACGATGCCGCCGCCATCGGCCAGTTGCCGCTGGGCAGCTTCAATGCGGAGGCGCGCACCTCAATGGAATGGCTGCGCGAAAACCTGGCCGCCGATTCGCTGGCGTTTTTAACCGGCCTAGAACCCCTGCGATTGGAGCACGGCACCACCCTGGCGCACGCCAGCCCGCGCCAGCCGGTCTTGGAATATCTATTGGATAGTTACTCCGCCCTAGAGAACTTCGATTTCTTTGATACGCCGTTCTGCTTTGTGGGCCATACGCATGTGCCAGTTTTGTTTACCAAGCACGGCGTGGGCGTCAACTTGCAGGTGCCCGAGAATGATGCCGAGTTCGTGCTGCAAGAACGCTGCATTGCCAACCCGGGCTCAGTAGGCCAACCGCGCGATCGCGATCCGCGCGCCGCCTATGCCTTGTTCGACCCCGAGACAGCGGTATGGCAGCACCTGCGCGTGCCCTACGCCATCGCCGAGGTGCAAGCGCGCATGCAGGCGGCTGGCCTGCCCGAACGCCACGTCAGCCGCCTAGAGGGTGGCTGGTAA
- the cdd gene encoding cytidine deaminase, whose product MPKHELVQAAQQAQQAAYAPYSQYRVGAALRTKAGKVYLGANIENAAYPDSICAERVAIFTAIMQGEREFDAIAVVTRDGGSPCGSCRQVLAEFALHAEVILATEAGAIVHESSVDKLLPGAFLPSNLDVKP is encoded by the coding sequence ATGCCCAAGCATGAGTTAGTTCAAGCGGCCCAACAAGCCCAGCAGGCGGCCTATGCCCCCTACTCGCAGTATCGCGTGGGGGCGGCCTTGCGCACCAAAGCCGGCAAGGTATATCTGGGCGCCAATATCGAAAATGCGGCCTACCCCGATAGCATCTGTGCCGAACGCGTCGCCATCTTCACGGCCATCATGCAGGGTGAGCGCGAATTTGATGCGATCGCCGTGGTGACCCGTGATGGTGGCTCGCCCTGCGGTTCGTGCCGACAGGTACTGGCGGAGTTCGCCTTGCACGCTGAGGTGATCCTGGCCACCGAGGCCGGGGCGATCGTGCACGAATCCAGTGTAGACAAATTACTGCCGGGGGCCTTTCTTCCCAGCAATCTCGATGTAAAGCCGTAA
- a CDS encoding HlyC/CorC family transporter produces the protein MDLVVTATRASLITVRQTRLVSLEDELGAKAARTLELLKHRQNLRDALQLTLALLRFLLAGIVLDFLIPTSQGSASAINLGGLVAVGFAIWLAEFFVERHVLKDPERWALRLSGVARVVNTLMYPILFVLTRLSAQEPNAAQMETITEDELKSFVDASEQQGVLEQDEHEMIMSIVELGDTLVREVMVPRIDVFALDVDTPLEEARNAIVESGYSRIPVYEDTVDNILGLLYIKDILKVWGANPPAPSLRQLLRQPYMVPESKKLNELLAEMQGTRIHMAIVVDEYGGVAGLVTLEDIVEEIVGEIQDETDLGEEQPFQKISEDEYLFPGRISLAEFNEIMDADLSTENADTLGGFLFSELGRLPRAGEQVKQDGILFTVELINSRRIRRVRAVRTTRTVAEEEQDAQA, from the coding sequence TTGGATTTAGTGGTCACCGCCACCCGCGCCAGCCTCATCACGGTTCGCCAAACTCGCCTGGTCTCATTGGAAGACGAGCTGGGCGCCAAGGCTGCCCGCACCCTGGAACTCCTCAAGCATCGCCAAAACCTGCGCGATGCGTTGCAACTCACCCTGGCCTTGCTGCGTTTTTTGCTGGCGGGCATCGTGCTGGATTTCCTCATCCCCACCTCGCAAGGCAGCGCCTCGGCAATTAACCTTGGCGGCCTGGTGGCGGTGGGCTTTGCCATCTGGCTGGCAGAATTCTTCGTCGAGCGCCATGTGCTCAAGGATCCCGAGCGCTGGGCGCTGCGCCTTAGCGGGGTGGCGCGCGTAGTCAACACGCTGATGTACCCAATCCTCTTTGTGCTCACCCGCCTCAGCGCCCAGGAACCGAACGCCGCTCAAATGGAAACCATCACCGAGGATGAGTTGAAATCCTTCGTGGATGCCAGCGAACAGCAGGGCGTGCTGGAGCAAGACGAGCACGAGATGATCATGTCGATCGTGGAGCTGGGCGATACGCTGGTACGCGAAGTGATGGTGCCGCGTATTGACGTGTTTGCGCTCGATGTAGACACGCCACTGGAGGAGGCGCGCAACGCCATTGTGGAATCTGGCTATTCGCGTATTCCGGTCTACGAAGATACCGTGGATAACATCCTCGGCCTGCTCTATATCAAAGACATCCTCAAAGTCTGGGGCGCCAACCCGCCGGCGCCCTCTTTGCGCCAACTGCTGCGCCAGCCCTACATGGTGCCGGAATCGAAGAAGTTGAATGAGCTGCTCGCCGAAATGCAGGGCACGCGTATTCACATGGCCATTGTTGTCGATGAGTATGGGGGCGTGGCGGGCCTGGTGACGCTTGAAGATATTGTGGAAGAGATCGTGGGCGAGATCCAGGACGAGACCGACCTGGGCGAAGAGCAACCCTTCCAAAAGATCTCGGAGGATGAATATCTTTTCCCCGGGCGCATTTCGCTGGCCGAGTTCAACGAGATCATGGATGCCGATCTGAGCACAGAAAACGCTGACACGTTAGGCGGCTTTTTGTTCAGTGAGCTCGGCCGCTTGCCGCGCGCCGGTGAGCAAGTCAAGCAAGATGGCATCTTATTCACAGTAGAATTAATCAACAGCCGCCGTATTCGCCGCGTGCGTGCCGTGCGCACTACGCGCACCGTTGCGGAAGAGGAACAAGATGCCCAAGCATGA